The Flaviramulus sp. BrNp1-15 genome has a window encoding:
- a CDS encoding SusE domain-containing protein produces MKNIVYKLLIVLTVIGLSACDDNEAPVFIAAPSGEGITFTNTFASEYLLSEATEDNIADRFIWGEADFGTETNITYELQGSIDPTFAAFEQIGSTSENNLPVLVSQLLSFAEQLGLDDDPATTQPDSDLPNNTGQVYFRLRAYLGSGAANTEEIFSDIQSINIHWIETVAVGGSCDSLFAVGAGLADLGWNFTNEGEVLCENDILQIKARFTNDKFRLFTEFGVWDTSYGFNYYTDEGYTIDALLVDSNVYDAGDGDDNFWFDGDAGIYTMVIDNVNKTIVLTPSGSLWAVGGAVPGGWAFNDDTVELVEATPDVWSASITLSNEIFRFFQTFNVWDTNNNYTYYEDEGFTIDSNFEINADDGDANFRFIGAPGTYTLTINAVDKTITLE; encoded by the coding sequence ATGAAAAATATAGTATATAAATTATTAATCGTATTAACAGTTATAGGCTTAAGTGCTTGTGATGATAATGAGGCACCTGTTTTTATAGCTGCACCAAGTGGAGAAGGTATTACATTTACTAATACTTTTGCATCAGAGTATTTACTATCAGAAGCTACCGAAGATAATATAGCAGATAGATTTATTTGGGGAGAAGCAGATTTTGGTACAGAAACAAATATTACTTATGAGCTTCAGGGGTCTATAGATCCAACCTTTGCAGCTTTTGAACAAATAGGTAGTACAAGTGAAAACAACTTACCAGTACTAGTAAGTCAATTATTAAGTTTTGCTGAGCAATTAGGTTTAGATGATGATCCTGCAACTACACAACCAGATTCAGATTTACCAAACAATACAGGGCAAGTATATTTTAGATTGCGAGCTTATTTAGGTTCTGGTGCTGCGAATACAGAAGAGATTTTTTCAGATATACAATCTATAAATATTCACTGGATAGAAACAGTTGCAGTGGGTGGAAGTTGTGATTCACTTTTTGCCGTTGGAGCTGGATTAGCCGATTTAGGTTGGAATTTTACAAATGAAGGAGAAGTGCTTTGTGAAAATGATATTTTACAAATTAAAGCAAGATTTACTAATGATAAATTTAGATTATTCACAGAATTTGGAGTTTGGGATACAAGCTACGGATTTAATTACTACACAGATGAAGGTTATACCATTGATGCTCTTCTGGTAGATTCTAATGTTTATGATGCTGGTGATGGCGATGATAATTTCTGGTTTGATGGTGATGCCGGTATTTATACTATGGTTATTGATAATGTTAACAAGACAATTGTTTTAACTCCGTCAGGATCTTTATGGGCGGTTGGAGGCGCTGTTCCTGGAGGATGGGCTTTTAATGATGATACAGTAGAATTAGTTGAGGCTACACCAGATGTTTGGTCTGCTTCTATAACTTTATCAAATGAAATTTTTAGATTTTTTCAAACATTTAATGTTTGGGACACAAATAATAATTACACCTATTATGAAGATGAAGGGTTTACTATAGACTCAAACTTCGAGATAAACGCTGATGATGGTGATGCAAATTTCAGATTTATTGGTGCTCCAGGAACCTATACTCTAACAATTAATGCTGTAGATAAAACTATAACACTCGAATAA
- a CDS encoding RagB/SusD family nutrient uptake outer membrane protein, translating to MKKIINFKTNLLAIISLLLIVSCESELNVLPEDPNTFTADDFYANPEAYLQGLAGVYSNLSLTGTDGAANSNIQGLDAGTSQYGRGLWNLQVVTSDEAVWSWENDDGIRDMNRNTWTSENVILRGMFGRTMTSIAFANEYLRQTSDANLDSRGVSGELRDEIQGYRAEARFLRALSYYHMMDLFGKAAFVTEDDPVGAYQAPQYERSDLFAYIESELLEVIPQLPDPLQNEYARADKAAAWMVLAKIYLNAEVYINENRYSDCLSYCEQIINAGFTLTPNYLNAFAADNHQGTARQEIIFPVISDGIVTQNYGPTTVAINGQVGSLEQNGEDFGVGAGGWGGALRVTRQFSETMLNGNYDTDDRNTIIIGDRPIDITNVSNNGTGYIVAKWSNRTSEGNPGSATEIVDTDFPMFRLADVYLMYAEAHLRGGGGTLSNAVGYINELRDRANNPIQISAGELDLDLILNERLVELYWEAHRRQDLIRFGRYSGGAYNWSWKGNAPNGIPISGIRDVFPIPAASLGSNPNLTQNEGY from the coding sequence ATGAAAAAAATAATAAATTTTAAAACAAACTTATTAGCGATAATTAGTCTATTACTAATTGTAAGCTGTGAAAGTGAGTTAAATGTATTGCCCGAAGACCCTAATACATTTACGGCTGACGATTTTTATGCTAATCCTGAAGCTTATTTACAAGGTTTAGCAGGTGTATATTCTAATTTGAGTTTAACAGGAACAGACGGTGCAGCTAATTCTAATATTCAGGGTTTAGATGCAGGTACAAGTCAGTACGGACGTGGATTGTGGAATCTACAAGTAGTAACTTCAGATGAAGCTGTATGGTCTTGGGAAAATGATGACGGTATTCGTGATATGAACCGAAATACATGGACATCAGAAAATGTAATTTTAAGGGGAATGTTTGGTAGAACAATGACTTCCATTGCTTTTGCTAATGAATATCTAAGACAAACTTCAGATGCTAATTTAGATTCCAGAGGAGTCTCAGGAGAATTAAGAGATGAGATTCAAGGTTATAGAGCAGAGGCAAGATTTTTACGAGCCCTATCATATTATCACATGATGGATCTTTTCGGAAAAGCAGCATTTGTAACAGAAGATGATCCGGTAGGTGCATATCAAGCACCGCAATACGAAAGGTCTGATTTATTCGCTTATATTGAATCTGAGCTACTTGAAGTTATTCCGCAATTACCAGATCCACTTCAAAACGAATATGCGAGAGCAGACAAAGCTGCTGCGTGGATGGTTTTAGCCAAAATATATTTAAATGCTGAAGTTTATATTAACGAAAACAGATATAGTGACTGTTTAAGTTATTGCGAGCAGATTATTAATGCTGGATTTACTTTAACACCTAATTACTTAAATGCTTTTGCGGCAGATAATCATCAAGGAACTGCACGACAAGAAATCATTTTTCCTGTAATTTCAGATGGTATAGTTACACAAAATTATGGTCCAACAACAGTGGCAATTAATGGTCAAGTAGGATCATTAGAGCAAAATGGAGAAGACTTTGGTGTTGGTGCCGGAGGTTGGGGAGGCGCTTTACGAGTTACCCGTCAATTCTCTGAAACTATGTTAAATGGAAATTACGATACTGATGATAGAAACACCATTATAATTGGAGATAGACCCATAGATATTACCAATGTATCAAATAATGGTACAGGCTATATAGTAGCTAAATGGTCTAATAGAACCTCAGAAGGAAACCCGGGAAGTGCAACAGAAATAGTTGATACAGATTTCCCAATGTTCAGATTGGCAGATGTTTATTTAATGTACGCAGAGGCTCATTTAAGAGGTGGTGGTGGAACACTTTCTAACGCAGTAGGTTATATTAATGAGTTAAGAGATAGAGCAAATAATCCTATTCAAATCTCAGCAGGAGAGTTAGATTTAGACTTAATTCTAAATGAACGTTTAGTTGAACTTTATTGGGAGGCTCATAGAAGACAAGACCTTATAAGATTTGGTAGATATTCTGGAGGAGCCTACAATTGGTCATGGAAAGGAAATGCTCCAAATGGTATCCCAATAAGTGGTATAAGAGATGTATTTCCAATTCCAGCTGCGAGTTTGGGTTCTAATCCTAACCTAACTCAAAACGAAGGCTATTAA